A stretch of the Campylobacter sp. 19-13652 genome encodes the following:
- the hemN gene encoding oxygen-independent coproporphyrinogen III oxidase translates to MIDFSAYVKYSRPGPRYTSYPTAPEFSDKFSYEDYINELKSRDSSRPLSLYLHLPFCRSACYFCGCNVIYTSKEDKKTRYMEYLERELDILSSTLDTSAPVLQMHFGGGTPTFYSAKQLDAIIGMIKDKFKNFRDDAEVSCEIDPRFLNAEQLDVLVSHGFNRISYGVQDFDSRVQEEIHRIQPFELTQNAVKMARERGINSINMDLIYGLPYQSLESFKRTLSLAKELDPDRLAVFNYAHVPWLKKSMRKFDEATLPSPQTKLEILKYTADFLTQNGYNMIGMDHFAKPSDELFAALNDGTLHRNFQGYTTKGGADLVGIGLTSIGEGVRYYAQNHKDMSEYEAALDAGRLPYHRGIYLSDEDLLRKSVIMSLMSNFALDKRSIEARFGIKFDEHFKSELEALKQFDELVSISDEAIKVSQTGSLVIRNIAMCFDEYLSAIPEEKRRFSKTI, encoded by the coding sequence ATGATTGATTTTTCGGCATATGTGAAGTACTCTCGCCCAGGACCGCGTTATACTAGCTATCCTACTGCGCCAGAGTTTAGCGATAAATTTAGCTATGAGGATTATATAAATGAGCTAAAAAGCAGGGACTCCTCTCGACCACTATCGCTTTACCTTCATTTGCCATTTTGTCGTTCGGCGTGCTATTTTTGCGGCTGTAACGTCATTTATACAAGCAAAGAGGACAAAAAGACGCGGTATATGGAGTATTTAGAGCGTGAGCTGGATATTTTATCTAGCACTTTAGATACGAGCGCACCTGTCCTTCAGATGCACTTTGGGGGTGGTACTCCGACTTTTTACTCAGCTAAGCAGCTTGATGCCATTATAGGTATGATTAAGGATAAATTTAAAAACTTTCGAGATGACGCTGAGGTAAGTTGCGAGATAGACCCTAGATTTTTAAACGCAGAGCAGCTTGATGTGTTAGTATCTCATGGCTTTAACCGTATTAGCTACGGAGTGCAGGATTTTGACTCTAGGGTGCAGGAGGAGATACACCGTATCCAGCCATTTGAGCTTACGCAAAATGCCGTAAAAATGGCAAGAGAGCGTGGTATAAATTCCATAAACATGGATCTAATCTATGGGCTTCCCTACCAAAGCCTAGAAAGCTTTAAGCGTACATTAAGCCTTGCAAAGGAGCTTGACCCAGATAGGCTTGCGGTGTTTAACTACGCTCACGTGCCATGGCTTAAAAAGTCCATGCGTAAATTTGATGAGGCTACGTTACCAAGCCCTCAAACAAAGCTTGAAATTTTAAAATATACTGCCGATTTTCTTACTCAAAATGGCTATAACATGATAGGCATGGATCACTTCGCAAAGCCTAGTGATGAGCTTTTTGCGGCGCTAAATGACGGCACTTTGCATAGAAATTTCCAAGGCTACACTACTAAGGGTGGGGCAGATTTAGTCGGTATCGGACTTACTAGCATAGGCGAGGGCGTGCGGTACTATGCGCAAAATCACAAGGATATGAGCGAGTATGAAGCAGCACTTGATGCGGGCAGATTGCCTTATCATAGAGGAATTTATCTAAGCGATGAGGATCTACTAAGAAAGAGTGTGATAATGAGCCTGATGAGTAATTTTGCGCTTGATAAAAGGAGCATAGAGGCTAGATTTGGGATTAAATTTGATGAGCATTTTAAAAGCGAGCTTGAAGCGCTTAAGCAGTTTGATGAGCTTGTAAGTATTAGTGATGAAGCGATAAAGGTAAGCCAAACAGGAAGCCTTGTCATACGCAATATTGCTATGTGCTTTGACGAGTACCTAAGCGCCATTCCAGAGGAGAAAAGGCGCTTTTCAAAGACCATTTAA
- a CDS encoding (Fe-S)-binding protein, which yields MFDFSQISDACVKCGRCIQVCTIYSVNRDEATSPRGFLDLVGAYSRGELGLDKGAKRIFESCFLCTNCVEVCPKNLRVDTAIEFIRADIAKKHGIAWYKRAFFFLLRHRWAMDFCAKLGFVFQSCAFKLRQGGMSARFSLPMIKKGRFLPSAKRKSFLNSHPKIIPASTQNPRKIGLFIGCMANYAYTEVGESIIAIARALNLELNLMKKQACCGAPAYFTGDLATAKELAKKNIAYFESLLNEGGLEAIIIPEATCSAMIKVDYEHLFEAGSQWQNRLKVIKDRVFMATEFLNNFTNLKELLKSHNGLIEDVKITYHDPCHARKMQGIWREPREILSQKFIINEMSDSNACCGFGGVSLQSERRDLVEAVGAKKAQMVGLSGAEIVSAECSACRMQISDALVANGVNARFKNPLELIAQSLKND from the coding sequence ATGTTTGATTTTAGCCAGATTAGCGACGCATGTGTAAAGTGCGGTAGGTGCATTCAAGTATGCACCATCTATAGCGTAAACCGTGATGAGGCGACAAGTCCGCGTGGATTTTTGGATTTAGTGGGTGCGTACAGCAGAGGCGAGCTAGGGCTAGATAAGGGCGCAAAGCGCATATTTGAGAGCTGCTTTTTGTGTACAAACTGTGTCGAAGTATGTCCTAAAAATTTACGTGTTGATACGGCTATTGAATTTATCCGCGCAGACATCGCCAAAAAGCACGGCATAGCGTGGTATAAGAGGGCGTTTTTCTTTTTGCTTAGGCACAGGTGGGCTATGGATTTTTGCGCGAAGCTAGGCTTTGTCTTTCAAAGTTGCGCATTTAAGTTACGTCAGGGTGGCATGAGCGCACGCTTTAGTCTGCCGATGATAAAAAAGGGGCGATTTTTACCTTCTGCTAAGCGCAAAAGCTTTTTAAACTCGCACCCAAAAATCATACCAGCAAGTACGCAAAACCCACGCAAAATCGGGCTTTTTATAGGTTGTATGGCAAATTATGCCTACACTGAAGTGGGCGAGAGTATCATAGCCATAGCTAGGGCGCTAAATCTTGAGCTAAATTTAATGAAAAAGCAGGCCTGTTGCGGTGCGCCTGCTTATTTTACAGGGGATTTAGCCACAGCTAAAGAGCTAGCAAAGAAAAATATAGCCTACTTTGAAAGCTTGCTAAATGAGGGCGGTCTTGAGGCTATTATAATTCCAGAGGCGACATGCTCTGCTATGATAAAAGTCGATTACGAGCATCTTTTTGAGGCTGGCAGCCAGTGGCAAAATAGGTTAAAAGTCATAAAAGACAGGGTGTTTATGGCGACTGAGTTTTTGAATAATTTTACAAATTTAAAAGAGCTTTTAAAAAGCCACAATGGTTTAATTGAGGATGTAAAAATCACCTATCACGACCCATGTCATGCTAGAAAAATGCAGGGGATTTGGCGTGAGCCACGAGAAATTTTAAGCCAAAAATTTATCATTAATGAGATGAGTGACTCAAACGCCTGTTGCGGATTTGGAGGGGTTAGTTTGCAGTCTGAGCGCAGAGATTTAGTCGAGGCAGTAGGGGCTAAAAAAGCCCAGATGGTAGGCTTAAGCGGTGCCGAGATAGTAAGTGCTGAGTGTAGTGCGTGTCGTATGCAAATCTCAGACGCTTTGGTAGCAAATGGGGTAAATGCTAGGTTTAAAAATCCGCTTGAGTTAATCGCCCAGAGCTTAAAAAACGATTAA
- a CDS encoding TolC family outer membrane protein: protein MKKLIAISALAATVITANAADRSYRIYLGAFSDATSQATLDKLSSNIKDELKGSKIAEVSSYASGANKILYLDTEAISQAEADELLGKVKSINSNTKTAFMRPKKSYIASAETISENNPVVTVSNDDASVVATEEKAQDSVANLPALDEKPVVSSNDEVEDSFTLTLSEAVKQTLDTNPSLKSMEFNYLQVGKDLNISKNAYYPTLDLIATGGYSKQRKRENDGPRLKDGGLTSDVQLVLTQNIYNGGADENRINSQSARMDSAAYSVAQTADRLTLSLVNAYLEVLKTKRIVDVERESVKSHELIYNQIKDRADAGFGVASEERQAGSRYTLAQSNLIAAQNNYEDALSTFEKLYGQKVEASSLVTPNFEVILPTSQQEVYAKAMQCNPSILVQRANIAMAESVVKEKNAAFLPKLDLELSGTYETSKVFYDHYDNEALNALVKLRYNLYNKGADKLDKEKSQLATQQEQRTLDELVRELSESLKFSWQSYVLEQKKMEYLNEHIDYARATLDSYQDEFRIGRRDLINLLDAENEYNTALKEIVSTETALLYAKYRLLDNMGMISDSFEPGFAKRYIQGACSIQNDLR, encoded by the coding sequence ATGAAAAAGTTGATTGCTATTAGCGCATTAGCCGCTACTGTAATAACGGCAAATGCTGCAGATAGGAGTTATAGAATTTATCTAGGCGCTTTCTCTGACGCTACAAGTCAAGCGACACTGGATAAGCTAAGCTCAAATATCAAGGATGAACTAAAAGGGAGCAAGATAGCTGAAGTATCTAGCTATGCATCTGGTGCGAATAAGATACTATACCTTGATACAGAGGCTATTTCACAGGCTGAAGCAGATGAGCTTTTAGGCAAGGTAAAATCTATAAATTCAAATACAAAAACCGCATTTATGCGCCCTAAAAAATCATACATAGCTAGTGCCGAAACTATATCTGAAAATAATCCAGTAGTAACTGTATCAAATGATGATGCAAGCGTTGTTGCTACTGAGGAAAAGGCGCAAGATAGTGTTGCAAATTTACCAGCACTTGATGAGAAGCCTGTTGTTTCTAGCAATGATGAGGTCGAGGATAGCTTTACTTTAACGCTATCAGAGGCTGTAAAGCAGACCCTAGACACAAATCCTAGTCTAAAGAGCATGGAATTTAATTATCTGCAAGTCGGAAAAGATTTAAATATCTCTAAAAATGCCTACTATCCGACACTTGATTTAATCGCTACCGGTGGATATTCAAAGCAGCGTAAGAGAGAAAATGATGGACCAAGATTAAAAGATGGTGGCTTGACATCTGATGTACAGTTGGTATTAACGCAAAATATATATAATGGCGGCGCTGATGAAAATCGCATAAACTCTCAAAGTGCACGTATGGATTCTGCTGCTTATAGCGTGGCTCAAACAGCCGATAGATTGACTTTAAGCTTAGTAAATGCTTATTTGGAAGTTTTAAAAACTAAGCGTATTGTTGATGTTGAAAGAGAGAGTGTAAAAAGCCATGAATTAATCTATAACCAAATAAAAGATCGTGCAGATGCCGGGTTTGGCGTTGCCTCTGAAGAGCGTCAGGCTGGTAGCCGCTATACTCTAGCCCAATCGAATTTAATAGCAGCGCAAAATAACTATGAGGATGCATTAAGTACATTTGAAAAGCTTTATGGGCAAAAAGTCGAGGCCTCATCTTTGGTAACTCCAAATTTTGAAGTAATATTACCAACTAGCCAACAAGAAGTATATGCAAAAGCTATGCAGTGTAATCCTAGCATACTTGTGCAGCGTGCTAATATAGCCATGGCTGAATCTGTCGTAAAAGAGAAAAATGCTGCATTTTTACCAAAGCTTGATTTAGAGCTATCTGGCACTTATGAGACAAGTAAGGTATTTTACGACCACTATGACAATGAGGCTTTAAATGCGCTTGTCAAACTTAGATATAACCTTTACAACAAAGGTGCTGATAAGCTAGACAAAGAAAAAAGCCAGCTAGCAACTCAGCAAGAACAAAGAACACTTGATGAACTTGTACGTGAACTAAGCGAGAGCCTTAAGTTTTCGTGGCAGTCATATGTGCTAGAGCAGAAAAAAATGGAGTATCTAAACGAACATATAGATTATGCTAGAGCTACTCTTGACTCTTATCAGGATGAGTTTAGAATAGGACGCAGAGATCTTATAAATTTGCTTGATGCAGAGAATGAATATAACACGGCTTTAAAAGAGATAGTAAGTACTGAAACGGCGCTTTTATATGCAAAGTATAGACTACTTGATAATATGGGTATGATCTCTGATAGCTTTGAGCCAGGATTTGCTAAACGCTATATCCAAGGCGCTTGCAGTATTCAAAACGACTTAAGATAA